From Aedes albopictus strain Foshan chromosome 1, AalbF5, whole genome shotgun sequence, one genomic window encodes:
- the LOC109423578 gene encoding serine protease snake, giving the protein MAWCSLNPQLNAKNESFQTGNSTSTDTSLVWCSRPEGSAEEVLKQRDSLCTRARKKQNRMWSAFFVLMAAAMPLLLGVQQVEGFLLVEYLIGGWKTNVGQYPHMAALGRSAANDTFEWFCGGTLISEEYVLTAAHCANSRMFEPPTLVRLGEYDLSADDDSDHEDVEISEIVHHPAYNGVQAYNDIALIRLNRSVTFGRFIKPACLWRQQTLPPGKLTAIGWGQLGYSEYCLIGYLERIVYVTTI; this is encoded by the exons ATGGCGTGGTGCAGCCTCAACCCTCAACTGAACGCCAAAAATGAATCATTTCAAACTGGTAATTCGACGAGTACTGACACGAGTTTGGTTTGGTGCTCACGACCAGAAGGTAGTGCTGAAGAAGTTTTGAAACAACGAGATTCTCTCTGTACGCGCGCGCGCAAGAAACAGAACAGGATGTGGAGTGCATTTTTCGTGTTAATGGCAGCAGCGATGCCGCTTCTGCTTGGAGTGCAACAGGTGGAAGGATTCCTATTGGTGGAGTACCTGATCGGTGGGTGGAAAACCAACGTTGGACAGTATCCACACATGGCAGCGTTGGGCCGATCGGCGGCGAACGATACCTTTGAGTGGTTCTGCGGAGGGACTCTGATCAGTGAGGAGTATGTCCTTACGGCTGCGCACTGTGCTAACAGTCGAATGTT TGAACCCCCGACGCTAGTCCGGCTGGGTGAGTACGACCTGAGCGCCGATGACGACAGTGACCATGAGGATGTGGAAATTTCCGAAATAGTGCATCATCCGGCCTACAACGGCGTGCAGGCGTACAATGACATCGCGCTGATCCGGCTCAATCGGAGCGTCACCTTCGGACGCTTCATCAAACCGGCTTGCCTGTGGCGGCAGCAGACGCTACCTCCGGGGAAGCTCACCGCCATCGGGTGGGGCCAGCTGGGATACAGTGAGTATTGTTTAATTGGGTATCTAGAACGCATAGTTTATGTGACAACTATATGA